A region of Reichenbachiella carrageenanivorans DNA encodes the following proteins:
- a CDS encoding glycoside hydrolase family 2 TIM barrel-domain containing protein: protein MRKAYIYTTAIGLWVSWCVCASSFGQAVVQTTVRSQAKFNKNWKFEQADNPVYRSPDFDDTAWRTLDLPHDWSIEGDYSADHPSGARNGYFPEGIGWYRKSFILGDSLTYKQLAIQFDGVFMNSEVWINGHFLGRYPYGYNTFQYGLTEFLHIGDGQENVLAVRVDNSLPEATRWYNGSGIYRNVHLITTNYTHFNNYDGVFVTTPVAQAERAVIHIDYRVIGNLFSKAEIDKYRANKWKKEKVQHACTLRSIVYDAQGQEVARVEQQQSLENFDKHIAYAQELEVKSPKRWSADTPYMYYLKSEIEYEGKILDDKVTPFGIRHLEYHPDKGMLVNEKQVKLKGVSLHHDGGSVGAAVPDKIWYYRLKKWKEMGCNAIRTTHNPFSPEFYNMCDTMGFYVLNEAFDEWTMGWAYNFSENNRGKADNGYQHYFDQWAETDLRAMIRRDRNHPSVVMYSIGNEIPDQLDKLGGQKAQRLVAICHEEDPTRPVTAGNDQAVKGRVSGLMDALDISGYNYVARHHKEEMYAPERALRPDKLCIGTETSLTLDYFLAYRDNDYVLGQFVWVGQDYLGEAKKAPQRGWQRGLLDVSGNPRPSFYQHQSYWSETPVIHMVAAKDSVNGTLRSSWNWDKKDKMFLSVYTNCDEVELSLNGKSLGRKKVDPDTYLLEWPLSYQPGELKAKGYTNRKVVAEHVLKTTGRPSEVVAHPVWTQLVADNQDISILEVSLVDKYGRIVPEAVNEVNVTIDGPARLLGIDSGDLYYEGKFSDPKRNATRGKMLVIIQAKDTPGEVRVKLASEKLKPAEITLEVK from the coding sequence ATGAGAAAGGCTTACATCTACACAACAGCAATAGGTTTATGGGTCTCATGGTGCGTGTGTGCCAGTAGTTTTGGGCAAGCAGTGGTACAGACTACTGTGAGATCACAGGCCAAATTCAACAAAAATTGGAAATTTGAACAGGCAGATAATCCAGTATATCGCTCGCCAGATTTTGATGATACCGCTTGGCGCACACTCGACCTGCCACACGACTGGAGCATAGAAGGCGATTACAGCGCAGACCATCCGTCAGGAGCTAGAAACGGCTATTTCCCAGAAGGGATTGGCTGGTATCGCAAAAGCTTTATACTGGGAGACTCACTCACCTACAAACAATTGGCGATACAGTTCGACGGTGTGTTTATGAATTCAGAAGTCTGGATCAATGGTCATTTCTTAGGGAGATACCCATACGGGTACAATACTTTCCAATATGGCCTCACAGAGTTTCTCCATATAGGAGATGGACAGGAGAACGTATTGGCCGTGAGAGTAGACAATTCACTCCCAGAGGCTACCCGATGGTACAATGGCTCGGGCATCTATCGCAATGTGCATTTGATCACGACCAACTATACGCACTTCAATAATTATGATGGCGTATTTGTGACTACACCAGTAGCTCAAGCCGAAAGAGCAGTGATTCATATAGACTATCGTGTCATTGGCAATCTTTTCTCGAAAGCCGAAATAGATAAGTATAGAGCAAATAAATGGAAAAAGGAAAAAGTGCAGCACGCCTGTACGCTTAGGTCTATAGTATACGATGCACAAGGCCAAGAAGTCGCGCGCGTAGAGCAGCAGCAATCCCTAGAAAATTTCGATAAGCATATTGCATACGCTCAAGAACTGGAAGTGAAAAGTCCTAAAAGATGGTCTGCAGATACTCCGTATATGTATTACCTCAAAAGCGAAATCGAATATGAGGGCAAGATACTCGACGATAAGGTAACGCCATTTGGTATCCGTCACCTAGAGTATCATCCAGACAAAGGAATGCTTGTCAACGAAAAACAAGTAAAACTCAAAGGCGTGAGTTTGCACCATGATGGTGGATCTGTAGGTGCGGCGGTTCCAGACAAAATCTGGTATTATCGCCTCAAAAAATGGAAAGAAATGGGATGCAATGCCATACGTACTACTCACAATCCTTTTTCTCCCGAGTTTTATAATATGTGTGACACCATGGGATTCTATGTGCTCAATGAAGCCTTCGATGAGTGGACGATGGGCTGGGCTTACAATTTTTCTGAAAACAATAGAGGCAAGGCAGACAACGGCTATCAGCACTATTTCGATCAGTGGGCAGAAACAGACCTGCGAGCCATGATTCGCAGAGATCGCAATCACCCCTCGGTAGTCATGTACAGTATAGGCAATGAAATCCCCGATCAGCTAGACAAACTTGGGGGGCAAAAGGCGCAGCGCTTAGTCGCGATTTGTCACGAAGAAGATCCTACTCGACCCGTCACTGCGGGCAATGATCAGGCTGTCAAAGGGCGAGTATCTGGTTTGATGGATGCTTTGGATATCTCTGGATACAACTATGTGGCTCGTCATCACAAAGAAGAAATGTACGCTCCCGAGAGAGCGCTACGACCAGACAAACTATGTATTGGTACGGAGACCAGCCTTACATTAGATTATTTCTTGGCCTATCGCGACAATGATTATGTACTAGGACAATTTGTCTGGGTAGGGCAAGATTACCTCGGAGAAGCCAAAAAAGCTCCACAGCGTGGTTGGCAGCGAGGACTCCTCGATGTGTCTGGCAATCCTCGACCTTCCTTTTATCAGCACCAAAGCTATTGGAGTGAGACTCCAGTCATCCACATGGTGGCCGCCAAAGACAGTGTAAACGGAACCCTCAGATCATCTTGGAACTGGGACAAAAAAGATAAAATGTTTCTCTCCGTATATACCAACTGCGATGAAGTGGAGCTTTCGCTCAATGGCAAATCTCTAGGTAGAAAAAAAGTAGATCCAGATACCTATCTGTTAGAATGGCCACTCTCTTATCAGCCAGGAGAGCTCAAGGCCAAAGGCTATACCAATAGAAAAGTAGTAGCCGAACATGTATTGAAGACCACTGGTCGCCCTAGTGAAGTGGTAGCTCACCCAGTTTGGACGCAGCTTGTGGCCGACAATCAAGACATTTCGATTCTCGAAGTATCACTGGTCGACAAGTACGGACGCATAGTGCCCGAAGCCGTCAATGAAGTAAATGTGACAATAGATGGCCCCGCCCGCTTGTTGGGTATTGATAGCGGTGACTTGTACTACGAAGGGAAATTCTCTGACCCAAAAAGAAACGCAACTAGAGGAAAGATGCTTGTGATCATCCAGGCCAAAGATACCCCAGGAGAGGTCAGGGTGAAGCTAGCGAGTGAAAAACTCAAACCAGCGGAGATAACCCTAGAAGTGAAGTAA
- a CDS encoding glycoside hydrolase family 2 protein yields MKKVVVAGINLLIILMMISCSGEQMMDVKINSDWKFKRLKASDNAEEKYYLSDYDDASWERVSLPHTANVEPLVVNDQWQGTCWYRKSFAVPEVNEAKKVVLELEAAMNYSQIWINGVQVAEHQGGYLPVVVDATPYVKAGQDNILAIRLNNTDNAITGPKPLHKLDFNMYGGLYRNAWLRLKDEVYISHPVLANKEAGGGVFITYPTVSERQSVVQIKTHVVNDAADQKQVHVVQSIYYQDSLVATQSSETFAVAGGKDIESVVRITLDRPRLWSPEVPNLYALKTEVMADGKLVDHQTERFGIRDFVFDDNNELYINGKKTFLRGVNRHQEYPFVGYAMSDNAQYRDAKKIKDAGFNFIRLSHYPHSPAFMDACDELGLVVIDAILGWQYYLDNDQFRAYCYRSAKELVLRDRNRPSVLAWEVSLNETQMPIFFMEELHRIVHAEMPGQNVYTCGWKPEVYDIYLQARQHRILHHYDSIQTKPYEVSEYGDWEYYSNNAGLNQDQLPKNLRIEKCSRQLRGFGEKRLLYQATNVQEAHNDNMNTPAFGDSYWVMYDYNRGYYDNIEASGIMDIFRIPKFAYYFYQSQQEPEDQVVLQIASWWTEESPLDVRVFSNCDEVALYLNDEQIGKQQPNQDSISYNLNHPPFTFSLPEFVAGTLKAVGYIDGKPVAEHLVKTPGKVAGLKMWLDESGKAPQAGVNDVLFLYIAAVDEQGIVIPAYDQPIDVSVLGDAEIMNVGAVQAEAGIATALIRVGTAQGKVTMKATAVGLPNKEFSFEVNQ; encoded by the coding sequence ATGAAAAAAGTAGTAGTAGCAGGCATTAATCTGCTGATCATTTTAATGATGATATCGTGCTCAGGAGAGCAAATGATGGATGTGAAGATCAATTCAGATTGGAAATTCAAACGATTAAAAGCATCAGATAATGCAGAAGAAAAATACTATTTGTCAGACTACGATGATGCCAGTTGGGAGCGTGTAAGCCTGCCTCATACGGCCAATGTAGAGCCTTTGGTGGTCAACGACCAGTGGCAGGGCACTTGCTGGTATCGAAAGTCATTCGCTGTACCTGAGGTAAACGAAGCCAAAAAAGTAGTACTCGAACTGGAAGCAGCCATGAACTATAGTCAAATCTGGATCAATGGTGTGCAAGTAGCCGAGCATCAAGGAGGATATTTGCCAGTAGTAGTAGATGCTACGCCATATGTCAAAGCAGGGCAAGACAATATACTCGCGATTAGATTAAATAATACCGACAATGCCATCACGGGGCCTAAACCACTACACAAATTGGATTTTAACATGTATGGTGGATTGTATCGTAATGCATGGCTTAGACTCAAAGATGAGGTGTATATCTCTCACCCCGTATTGGCCAACAAAGAAGCTGGAGGGGGAGTATTCATCACTTACCCGACTGTATCCGAAAGACAATCTGTAGTTCAGATCAAAACGCACGTAGTCAATGATGCTGCTGACCAAAAACAGGTACATGTAGTACAATCGATTTACTATCAGGATTCATTGGTGGCTACTCAATCATCCGAAACCTTTGCAGTAGCAGGAGGAAAGGACATAGAATCTGTCGTGCGTATTACGCTAGATCGTCCGAGATTATGGTCGCCAGAGGTGCCTAATTTGTACGCACTAAAAACCGAAGTGATGGCGGATGGAAAACTTGTAGATCATCAAACAGAAAGATTCGGAATTCGAGATTTTGTATTCGACGACAACAACGAACTGTACATCAACGGGAAAAAGACTTTTCTCAGAGGGGTCAATCGTCACCAAGAGTATCCATTTGTAGGCTATGCCATGTCAGACAATGCGCAGTACCGTGACGCCAAAAAGATCAAAGACGCAGGATTCAATTTCATCCGATTGTCTCATTACCCGCATTCTCCCGCATTTATGGATGCTTGTGACGAGCTGGGTTTAGTAGTGATCGATGCCATTTTAGGCTGGCAATATTACTTAGACAATGATCAGTTTAGAGCGTATTGCTATCGTTCTGCCAAAGAGCTGGTACTTAGAGACCGCAATCGCCCAAGCGTATTGGCATGGGAAGTCTCGCTCAACGAAACACAGATGCCTATATTCTTTATGGAAGAGCTGCACCGTATTGTACATGCCGAGATGCCAGGGCAGAATGTATATACCTGCGGATGGAAGCCAGAGGTTTACGACATTTATTTGCAAGCCCGTCAGCATAGGATTTTGCATCATTATGATTCTATCCAGACCAAACCATATGAGGTTTCTGAATATGGGGATTGGGAATATTATTCTAACAATGCGGGACTCAACCAAGATCAACTCCCTAAGAACCTAAGAATAGAAAAATGCAGTCGTCAGTTACGAGGCTTTGGAGAAAAGCGCTTGCTCTATCAAGCCACCAATGTGCAAGAGGCGCACAACGATAACATGAATACACCTGCCTTTGGCGATAGCTATTGGGTCATGTACGACTACAACAGAGGCTACTACGACAACATAGAAGCCTCGGGTATCATGGATATTTTCCGAATACCTAAATTTGCGTACTACTTTTATCAGAGCCAGCAAGAACCAGAGGATCAGGTTGTACTTCAAATTGCCTCTTGGTGGACAGAGGAGTCTCCCTTGGATGTCAGAGTATTTAGCAACTGTGATGAAGTAGCATTGTACCTCAACGATGAGCAGATTGGCAAACAACAGCCGAATCAAGACTCCATTTCTTATAACCTTAACCACCCTCCATTTACCTTTAGTTTACCCGAATTTGTAGCAGGTACACTGAAAGCTGTAGGGTATATAGATGGAAAACCTGTAGCCGAACATCTTGTGAAAACACCAGGCAAAGTAGCTGGTCTCAAAATGTGGCTCGATGAGAGTGGCAAGGCACCTCAAGCAGGTGTCAACGATGTCTTGTTTTTGTATATCGCTGCGGTAGACGAGCAGGGTATCGTGATTCCAGCCTATGACCAGCCTATCGATGTATCTGTATTGGGCGATGCGGAGATAATGAATGTAGGTGCCGTGCAAGCAGAAGCGGGTATAGCTACAGCCTTGATTCGGGTAGGTACCGCCCAAGGAAAAGTAACGATGAAGGCAACAGCCGTAGGGTTACCTAATAAAGAGTTTTCATTTGAAGTGAACCAATAG
- a CDS encoding glycoside hydrolase family 2 TIM barrel-domain containing protein: MIRYLVFIALFLMSSVTWGQQTLSFDQNWKFTLGDYEGAQEVGYIDDHWRKLNVPHDWSIEGEYDEDHPMGGQCGYLPAGFGWYRKTIAVPEEWKGKHVQIAFDGVFMNSTVWANGRLLGTRPYGWISFAYDISTEVQSSDTITIAVRVDNDKQPAARWYTGSGIYAHTWIHVKDPVHIPNNGLFIRTTGNEVSIDTELNNTKSKKYKTSLNTTILDPDGKKVASSSSALTLAAKAESLVKQKLTITDPKLWSVSSPQLYTAISEVVIGKRVADRVTTRFGVRDIEWKPETGMWLNGENIKLQGVCNHQDAGALGAAVPDKMVRFRIRQLKAMGVNAIRTSHNPQTPIFYQICDEEGMMVMDEIFDGWKKKAANDYGAHAFDSWWKQDLTDWIKRDRNHPSIVIYSVGNETEGEIGEALVAQCHLLDDTRPVTSGHSSSEYMDVFGVNGSSEKMGWFENLETDRVFIGTENTHTWQVRGFYRTQTWYRDGYPNARQKPYDYPDLTEQEVFTYDWTNAAGKANYKQIFNSSYDNAMVRLTSRQNIAQLRDIPNYAGSFRWTGYDYIGEASYVHGGWPFKSFMGGAIDMANFEKDLFYLYQSQWTTQPMVHILPHWTHPTLALDTTIPVWVYSNCDEVELFLDGRSLGKQTPGEAWDQMQCQWMVGWQPGELKAVGYKAGKAVIEEIVRTAGAPAQLALSIDGEPLDQRKDDLVQVRVTTQDEKGAFYPYGENRSYFYVIGSGRIQALDNGSPIDVEKHFEAKDRQAFFGLTRAYIASTDAEGPVTLLVGSILGEKKQVSSNKVSIDTQLLALRGQQANPTLKIYYTTDGSEPKTTSTVYEKAFEVPLGTTVRALVTADGEAVCQMQERFAMDEGFVWDAKAMAAVPGGDQAEDATYDVAIFSNQGKGYQGKGYLDFGRNAGGYVEWYQENDGSPGQFLLQIRYSALNKIRDTYRVRLTVNGKDQELEWPATSGYRSTWDTVEVLVNFGSGANTVRITSLQDDGLCIDELKVK; the protein is encoded by the coding sequence ATGATTAGATACCTCGTTTTTATTGCCTTGTTTTTGATGTCGAGTGTGACTTGGGGTCAGCAGACATTGTCTTTTGATCAAAACTGGAAGTTTACGCTTGGTGATTATGAAGGTGCGCAGGAGGTGGGTTATATCGATGACCACTGGCGCAAACTGAATGTGCCTCACGATTGGAGTATCGAAGGAGAATACGACGAAGATCATCCTATGGGAGGCCAATGCGGCTATCTGCCAGCAGGCTTTGGCTGGTACCGCAAAACGATAGCCGTACCTGAAGAGTGGAAAGGAAAGCATGTACAGATTGCATTCGATGGGGTGTTTATGAACAGCACCGTCTGGGCCAATGGCCGCCTGCTCGGCACGAGGCCTTATGGTTGGATTTCTTTTGCCTACGACATCAGTACTGAGGTACAGTCGTCAGATACGATCACTATTGCCGTCAGGGTAGACAACGATAAACAACCTGCGGCTCGGTGGTACACTGGTAGCGGGATCTATGCACATACATGGATTCATGTAAAAGACCCTGTGCATATTCCAAACAATGGATTGTTTATACGCACCACAGGAAATGAGGTGAGCATAGACACAGAGTTGAATAATACCAAGTCAAAAAAGTATAAGACATCCCTCAATACAACGATCCTGGACCCTGACGGAAAGAAAGTAGCCAGTAGTAGCAGTGCCCTGACATTGGCCGCCAAGGCCGAATCGCTTGTCAAGCAAAAACTCACGATTACCGATCCTAAGCTATGGTCAGTGTCATCTCCTCAGCTGTATACAGCAATTAGTGAAGTGGTAATAGGCAAGCGTGTAGCAGATCGGGTAACTACTCGATTTGGCGTACGAGATATCGAATGGAAACCAGAGACGGGTATGTGGCTCAATGGCGAAAACATAAAACTGCAAGGCGTGTGCAATCATCAGGATGCAGGAGCACTGGGCGCGGCAGTTCCAGATAAGATGGTTCGTTTTAGAATTCGTCAGCTCAAGGCCATGGGAGTAAATGCCATTCGAACTTCGCACAATCCACAAACGCCAATCTTTTACCAAATCTGCGACGAAGAAGGCATGATGGTCATGGATGAAATTTTTGATGGATGGAAGAAAAAAGCGGCCAATGACTACGGGGCACATGCTTTTGATAGTTGGTGGAAGCAAGACCTGACCGATTGGATCAAAAGAGATCGCAATCATCCGTCTATCGTCATTTATAGCGTGGGCAACGAGACAGAGGGAGAGATAGGAGAAGCACTTGTCGCACAGTGCCACCTATTGGACGATACACGCCCAGTCACTTCCGGACACTCATCATCTGAGTACATGGATGTTTTTGGTGTGAATGGTAGTAGTGAAAAAATGGGGTGGTTCGAAAATCTCGAAACTGATCGTGTGTTTATCGGTACAGAAAACACCCATACCTGGCAGGTAAGAGGCTTTTATCGTACGCAAACATGGTACAGAGATGGTTACCCCAATGCTCGGCAAAAGCCTTATGATTATCCAGACCTGACGGAGCAAGAAGTATTTACCTATGACTGGACCAATGCTGCCGGTAAGGCGAACTACAAGCAGATCTTTAACTCTAGCTATGACAATGCCATGGTGCGACTGACCTCGCGCCAAAACATTGCTCAACTTCGAGATATCCCCAATTATGCGGGTTCGTTTCGCTGGACGGGATACGACTACATAGGAGAGGCCAGTTATGTACATGGTGGTTGGCCATTCAAGTCTTTTATGGGTGGAGCAATAGATATGGCCAATTTTGAAAAGGATTTGTTTTATCTCTACCAGAGTCAATGGACAACCCAGCCCATGGTGCATATTTTACCCCACTGGACACACCCAACATTGGCCTTAGATACGACCATACCTGTATGGGTGTATTCTAATTGCGACGAGGTAGAATTGTTTTTGGATGGGCGCTCACTCGGCAAGCAGACACCTGGAGAGGCTTGGGATCAGATGCAGTGTCAGTGGATGGTTGGTTGGCAACCAGGCGAGCTCAAAGCGGTGGGTTACAAGGCAGGAAAGGCTGTGATAGAAGAGATCGTCCGCACAGCTGGTGCTCCAGCACAATTGGCACTATCGATCGACGGAGAACCCTTGGATCAGCGCAAGGATGACTTAGTACAAGTGCGTGTGACTACACAAGATGAGAAAGGAGCATTTTACCCTTATGGAGAAAATAGAAGTTATTTTTATGTGATAGGCTCGGGGCGAATACAGGCACTCGACAACGGCAGCCCGATAGACGTAGAAAAACACTTTGAAGCCAAAGACCGTCAAGCCTTTTTTGGTTTGACCAGAGCTTATATTGCCTCTACCGATGCCGAAGGCCCTGTCACCTTGCTGGTGGGATCTATTTTGGGCGAGAAAAAACAAGTATCGTCCAATAAAGTAAGCATAGATACCCAGTTGTTGGCCTTGCGTGGTCAACAGGCGAATCCAACGCTCAAGATCTATTATACCACAGATGGTAGCGAACCAAAAACAACGTCTACAGTCTATGAAAAAGCTTTTGAAGTGCCATTGGGTACTACTGTTCGGGCATTGGTGACGGCAGATGGGGAGGCCGTATGCCAAATGCAAGAGCGATTTGCGATGGACGAAGGTTTTGTCTGGGATGCCAAAGCGATGGCGGCAGTGCCAGGAGGAGATCAGGCCGAAGATGCGACCTACGATGTGGCCATATTTTCAAATCAAGGCAAAGGATACCAAGGCAAAGGGTATTTGGATTTCGGTAGAAATGCTGGTGGATATGTGGAGTGGTATCAGGAAAATGATGGCAGTCCAGGACAGTTTTTATTACAAATACGATACAGCGCTTTAAACAAAATCAGGGATACATATCGGGTAAGATTGACAGTGAATGGAAAAGATCAAGAGCTCGAATGGCCAGCTACTTCAGGATATAGAAGTACTTGGGATACCGTAGAAGTGTTAGTAAATTTTGGCTCTGGAGCCAATACTGTTCGAATTACCTCATTGCAAGACGATGGCCTTTGCATTGATGAACTAAAAGTGAAATAA
- a CDS encoding alkaline phosphatase D family protein translates to MTLKRRKFLQSLGLVVPALSTPLHKVLASEKTERVLASAAKSGPFKLSFNELNDRVWIGDQFWSVPMEDWEIRQGRLECTGIERHSRLHLLTHVLGEAAGDFMLEATLGLLADKGNQGTVGFSVGIKDFTDPDSIKAACYFGKGVTAGVSLESELFLGDQSATLPEGFNFKKFTLQLEGATSDGQQVMTLTATDDHQLSSKLSYTHTGALDGLVALVNHIKKEDQSTFWWSSLALSGSKVVYRPANSFGPILWAMYTLSDAKVKLMAQMPPIGTKDSQQVELQLKRKGKWKKVMTSPIDKLSYTALFVITDWDTTADCAYRLIYDIDGEKHEYVGNIRKEPANGELRFGGLTCQEWRGYPYSPLVQNLEKTDPDMLCFSGDQIYEQNGGYPIKRQPENKAILSYLGKYYMFGWAFGHVMRDRPTICTPDDHDVFQGNLWGEGGEGISFEDWDRVQDAHGGFVQTPQMVNVVNRTQCGHLPDPVQSATLSSGITTWFTNMNYGRVSFAIVSDRLFKSGPEKVRAGEGRIDHVRDRLMPQELESEELVFMGQAQLAFLNEWIAEWKGVDMKVMLSQTLFSNVGTHHGWKKEFLYGDMDSGGWPKAQRDEVIRIMRKACVFHINGDQHLPFIVQYSVDEKRDGGWTFCTPAVSTGYSRWGQPDLVNMPFTDRPKHNLPNTGCYRDVFGNDNYVYAVGNPEDDVRKIKNRYTVAQMKASGFGLVTFDTVERTIKMEAFRFLAQLDSKSEENTYPGWPLTINQLDNDGRRAFGYLPQLKMSKPNQLVKIINEENGELVQAIRVKGNHYTPSVYALARYTIVVGEEDNRKEINNVQITSNANDVLPL, encoded by the coding sequence ATGACATTAAAGAGAAGGAAATTTTTACAAAGTTTAGGGCTGGTAGTGCCAGCGCTGAGTACGCCACTTCACAAGGTACTAGCGAGTGAAAAAACCGAACGTGTACTAGCATCAGCTGCTAAAAGTGGGCCTTTCAAACTTTCGTTTAATGAACTCAATGATCGTGTGTGGATTGGTGATCAATTTTGGAGTGTGCCTATGGAGGATTGGGAGATCCGTCAGGGGCGCCTAGAATGCACAGGGATAGAACGTCATTCGAGGCTTCACTTACTCACACATGTACTAGGTGAAGCGGCCGGGGATTTTATGCTTGAGGCGACCTTAGGCTTATTGGCAGACAAGGGCAATCAAGGTACAGTAGGTTTTTCTGTCGGAATCAAAGATTTTACAGACCCAGATAGCATCAAAGCCGCTTGCTATTTTGGAAAAGGAGTAACAGCAGGGGTATCGCTAGAAAGTGAATTATTTCTTGGTGATCAATCAGCTACCTTGCCAGAAGGTTTCAATTTTAAAAAATTCACGCTCCAACTAGAAGGAGCCACCTCCGACGGGCAGCAGGTTATGACCTTGACGGCCACAGACGATCATCAGCTTTCGTCCAAGCTTTCATATACGCATACAGGAGCATTAGATGGACTAGTTGCCTTGGTCAATCATATCAAGAAGGAGGATCAAAGCACTTTTTGGTGGAGTAGTCTGGCACTGTCAGGTTCAAAGGTAGTATACCGCCCAGCCAATAGTTTTGGCCCTATTCTTTGGGCTATGTACACACTTTCTGATGCGAAAGTGAAACTGATGGCGCAGATGCCCCCTATTGGGACGAAGGATAGTCAACAAGTAGAATTGCAACTGAAGCGAAAAGGCAAGTGGAAAAAAGTGATGACCAGCCCTATCGATAAACTGTCTTATACAGCCCTCTTTGTGATTACGGATTGGGATACTACAGCAGACTGTGCTTATCGGCTGATCTATGATATAGATGGGGAAAAACACGAGTATGTAGGGAATATCAGAAAAGAACCCGCCAATGGCGAACTCAGATTTGGGGGTCTTACTTGCCAGGAGTGGAGAGGCTACCCTTACAGCCCATTGGTGCAAAATTTGGAAAAAACAGATCCAGATATGCTCTGTTTTTCAGGGGATCAGATCTATGAGCAGAACGGAGGCTATCCCATCAAGCGACAACCAGAAAACAAAGCGATTTTAAGTTACCTCGGCAAATATTATATGTTTGGATGGGCTTTTGGCCATGTGATGCGCGACCGACCTACGATATGTACACCCGACGATCATGATGTATTTCAGGGCAACCTTTGGGGGGAAGGAGGCGAAGGGATTTCGTTCGAAGATTGGGATCGTGTGCAAGATGCCCATGGCGGATTTGTACAAACCCCTCAAATGGTAAATGTAGTAAATCGTACCCAGTGCGGTCATTTGCCAGACCCTGTTCAATCGGCCACCTTGTCTTCTGGTATTACTACCTGGTTTACAAACATGAACTATGGCAGAGTGAGTTTTGCCATAGTGAGCGACCGTTTGTTCAAATCTGGCCCAGAAAAAGTTAGAGCAGGTGAGGGCAGAATAGATCATGTCAGAGATCGGTTGATGCCACAAGAATTAGAATCTGAGGAGTTGGTCTTCATGGGGCAGGCCCAATTGGCTTTTCTCAACGAATGGATAGCAGAGTGGAAAGGAGTAGATATGAAAGTGATGCTGAGTCAGACCTTGTTTTCTAATGTAGGGACACATCACGGGTGGAAAAAGGAATTTTTATATGGAGATATGGATTCTGGTGGGTGGCCTAAGGCACAGCGCGATGAGGTCATTCGTATCATGCGAAAGGCTTGTGTATTTCATATCAATGGAGATCAGCACCTGCCCTTTATCGTGCAGTATAGTGTAGACGAAAAGCGTGATGGAGGATGGACATTTTGTACGCCAGCTGTCTCTACAGGCTACTCCCGATGGGGGCAGCCAGACTTAGTCAATATGCCATTTACCGACCGGCCCAAGCATAACCTGCCAAATACAGGATGCTACAGAGATGTCTTTGGCAATGATAACTATGTATATGCAGTAGGCAACCCTGAAGATGACGTAAGAAAGATCAAAAACCGTTATACAGTCGCCCAAATGAAGGCTTCTGGGTTTGGGCTAGTCACTTTCGATACGGTAGAGCGAACCATCAAAATGGAGGCCTTTAGGTTTTTGGCTCAGCTCGATAGTAAGTCAGAGGAGAACACTTACCCCGGGTGGCCACTAACGATCAATCAGCTGGACAATGACGGTCGGAGAGCTTTTGGGTACTTGCCTCAATTGAAAATGAGCAAGCCCAATCAGTTGGTGAAAATCATCAATGAAGAAAATGGAGAACTCGTGCAGGCCATCAGAGTGAAGGGGAATCATTACACCCCATCAGTATATGCCTTGGCTAGATATACAATAGTCGTAGGCGAGGAGGACAACCGTAAGGAGATTAATAACGTACAAATTACGTCTAATGCGAACGATGTGCTACCTTTGTAA